From one Synechocystis sp. PCC 6803 substr. PCC-P genomic stretch:
- a CDS encoding cation:proton antiporter, which yields MNFPTAIAPNNLLIAIVALLVLALMGAFGGYLFRPLVRPSALLMTLGTILLAAVGFALPNAQQWQLMDRFGILLQLDNLGSYFLLTNGLVTLAVLLYCWASPRTTFFYVQLMVLHVSLNAAFLSTDLISLYVCLEVVGLSSFLLIIYPRQAASSWIGLRYLFVTNTALLFYLIGVMLVYQATNSLDFQGLATAPYEAIALIFLGLLIKGEIFLSGLWSPQTSSIASAPVAALLSGIVVKAGILPLLRFASLSERLAMMVWGLAIATALLGMGLGMFARDSRRILAYSTISQMGFILVAPAVGGLYALTHGLAKACLFLLVGSLPERDLDKLQAQPISYKLWLPMVLASSSIIGLPILAGFEAKTLTLETLSLNELPWTGILMNLAGVGTAIILAKFIFLIPSFDKNVDLDKSPWGLFLAVLLLLGALTLGNVIYPEAFSMENGIKATASFLLGSAIYWWGLRKIPWQPPDWGERLDHLIGTMAIMLMLLFSSVLI from the coding sequence ATGAATTTTCCCACGGCGATCGCCCCTAACAATTTATTAATTGCCATCGTCGCCCTCCTGGTCTTGGCACTGATGGGAGCCTTTGGGGGCTATCTGTTTCGTCCCCTGGTGCGGCCCTCGGCCCTACTGATGACCCTGGGCACCATTCTCTTGGCAGCGGTGGGTTTTGCCCTCCCCAATGCCCAGCAATGGCAGTTAATGGATAGGTTTGGCATTCTCTTGCAGTTGGACAATTTAGGGAGTTACTTTCTGCTTACCAATGGTTTAGTTACCCTAGCGGTGTTACTTTACTGTTGGGCTTCCCCAAGGACAACCTTTTTTTATGTCCAATTAATGGTACTCCACGTTAGTCTCAATGCTGCTTTTTTATCTACGGATTTAATCAGTTTATACGTCTGTTTAGAGGTGGTGGGTTTATCTTCCTTTTTATTAATTATTTACCCCCGCCAGGCCGCCAGCAGTTGGATTGGGTTGCGTTATTTGTTTGTTACCAACACGGCCTTGTTGTTTTATTTAATCGGGGTGATGTTGGTTTATCAGGCCACTAACTCCCTGGATTTCCAAGGTTTAGCCACTGCCCCCTACGAGGCGATCGCCCTTATTTTTTTAGGACTGTTAATTAAGGGGGAAATTTTTCTTTCTGGGTTATGGTCACCCCAAACCAGTAGCATTGCCAGTGCTCCTGTGGCGGCCCTGTTGTCGGGCATTGTGGTTAAAGCGGGAATTTTACCCCTGTTGCGCTTTGCTTCCCTGTCGGAAAGATTGGCCATGATGGTGTGGGGTCTGGCCATTGCCACCGCTCTGTTGGGCATGGGCTTGGGCATGTTTGCCAGGGATAGTCGGCGCATTTTGGCCTACAGCACCATTTCCCAAATGGGTTTTATTTTGGTAGCCCCGGCGGTGGGGGGATTGTATGCGTTGACCCATGGCTTAGCTAAGGCTTGCCTATTTTTGTTGGTGGGCAGTCTGCCGGAACGAGATTTGGATAAACTCCAGGCCCAACCTATTTCCTACAAATTATGGTTGCCCATGGTATTGGCCAGTTCCTCTATCATTGGCTTACCCATCCTGGCGGGCTTTGAAGCTAAAACCCTGACCCTGGAGACCCTCAGCCTCAATGAACTGCCCTGGACGGGAATTTTAATGAACTTGGCGGGGGTGGGCACAGCAATTATTTTGGCCAAATTTATTTTCCTCATCCCTAGCTTTGACAAGAATGTTGACCTGGACAAATCCCCCTGGGGCCTGTTTTTAGCGGTGCTTCTTCTGCTGGGGGCTTTAACCTTGGGCAATGTCATTTATCCCGAAGCTTTTTCCATGGAGAACGGCATCAAAGCCACCGCTAGTTTTCTGCTGGGTTCAGCCATTTACTGGTGGGGTTTGCGGAAAATTCCTTGGCAACCACCTGATTGGGGGGAACGCTTGGATCATCTGATCGGCACCATGGCCATAATGTTGATGTTACTTTTCAGCTCGGTATTAATATGA
- a CDS encoding cation:proton antiporter subunit C — protein MLGPEACIFAAVMIGFLGLIYKRNLLMKIVAMDVISTGVIAYYCLVAARTGITTPIVGAEVSSDPIQYADPLPQAVILTAIVIGFSTQILMLVIAMKLAKENPTLEIAAIEREYWS, from the coding sequence ATGTTAGGGCCAGAAGCCTGTATTTTCGCAGCCGTAATGATTGGTTTTTTAGGCTTAATTTATAAGCGTAATTTACTGATGAAAATAGTGGCTATGGATGTAATTAGCACCGGAGTAATTGCCTATTATTGTCTCGTTGCTGCCCGCACCGGAATCACTACCCCCATTGTGGGAGCGGAAGTTTCCTCTGACCCCATACAATACGCCGATCCCTTGCCCCAGGCAGTCATTCTCACAGCCATTGTTATTGGCTTCTCTACCCAAATTTTAATGTTGGTCATTGCCATGAAGTTAGCCAAGGAAAACCCCACTTTAGAAATTGCCGCCATCGAAAGGGAATATTGGTCTTAA